A single window of Chitinophaga sp. XS-30 DNA harbors:
- a CDS encoding TonB-dependent receptor: MSLRQLRLQDALDALEKKADVKFVYSKSIIETGQLVVIRAQQDKLSAVLDRLLTPIGISYAVVDDRIVLNRARDAIRSVPEILRELPSKVTETPEPRLTVTGRVTTAAGEPLTGVTVKLKGTNVGTATDEDGRYALTLPDEGGILEFSFIGFTTQEAAVEGRRVINITMSESNDSLDEVVVVAYGTQKKATMTGAVSAINAKELKTSTQSNLTNMLAGKLPGLRVVQRTSEPGNYESYFDIRGMGSPLIVVDGVVRTDFNKIDPNEIESISVLKDASAAIYGVKSANGVILVTTKKGLAGKTEISYSGVYGWANVTSTPEVGNAVDWMTLTNENVQLNNIINNRSDALPFSDADINEYASGAKQSTDWQGLALQEFAPQQQHNLNLRGGTEKTKYFVSLGYFDEMGIWKSGDLNYKRYNFRSNLSVQIRKDLEAELHVDGIFDEKNEPGGTQDRVLMFKSMWMQIPTLSVYANDNPEYLNAAVADGTHPLAITSTAMSGYIRTQNRAFQGSFALNYTPEYLPGLRARFLYSHYNLARNVKTYKKKYPLYTYDQVNDTYTPTYMQSPSYLRQEYGLNYKHLVQTSLNYERNFNKHGVKGLLMYELRTDAGDNFAARRDLVLEVDQLYAGDPSTQQATANAGAIIDDANLGLIGRLNYDYDGRYLLEYAFRYDGSSKFMAGSRWGFFPSVSAGWRISEEKFFRDNITFVDNLKLRASWGKMGDDAASSFQFVDGFSYPSGYYYFNNGLVSGLGFQRLPNYHLTWFEATTTDIGLEGSLWKNKLRFEFDVFQRHRTGLLATRNLTLPGTVGAGLPQENLNSDLTRGYELTLGHSGKIRDVQLSITGNVAYARTKNRYIERALPGNAYDNWRGNPNERWNNIIWGYRVIGRFQTMDEIYNAPVQDGNGNRYLLPGDLKYLDVNNDGVIDSGDETPIGRGTTATSGYASPNRFPEYTFGLTLNAGYKGFDLSILMQGAANFDVIYGGALQTPLRWGRNSLAIFNDRWHLADMNDKNSEWVPGKYPAYRTTTNSNYKVSDFWLQDASFLRLKSVEAGYTFPQRILGRTGIRNLRVYVNGFNLHTWTKIKFIDPEQTPQDNSSLYPITRNFNFGVNISL; this comes from the coding sequence ATTGCCGTCGAAGGTTACGGAAACACCCGAGCCCAGGCTGACCGTCACGGGGCGGGTAACCACTGCCGCAGGTGAGCCGCTGACCGGTGTTACCGTAAAGCTGAAAGGCACAAATGTAGGCACGGCCACGGACGAAGACGGCAGGTATGCCCTGACCCTGCCCGACGAAGGCGGCATACTGGAATTCTCTTTCATCGGATTTACCACACAGGAAGCGGCAGTGGAAGGCCGTAGGGTGATCAACATCACCATGAGCGAAAGCAATGATTCGCTCGATGAAGTAGTCGTAGTGGCGTACGGCACACAGAAAAAAGCGACCATGACGGGCGCCGTTTCCGCCATCAATGCAAAGGAACTCAAAACATCCACCCAGTCCAACCTCACCAATATGCTCGCCGGCAAATTACCCGGCCTGCGCGTGGTTCAGCGCACCAGCGAACCGGGGAACTACGAATCCTATTTCGACATCCGGGGCATGGGCAGCCCGCTGATCGTAGTGGATGGCGTGGTACGGACGGACTTCAACAAGATAGATCCGAACGAGATCGAAAGCATCTCCGTGCTGAAAGACGCATCCGCCGCCATATACGGCGTAAAATCCGCCAACGGTGTGATACTGGTGACCACCAAAAAAGGCCTTGCCGGGAAGACGGAGATCTCCTACTCCGGCGTGTACGGATGGGCCAATGTAACCAGCACGCCCGAAGTAGGCAATGCGGTGGACTGGATGACGCTCACCAATGAAAATGTGCAACTGAACAATATCATCAACAACCGCAGCGATGCCCTTCCCTTCTCCGATGCCGATATCAATGAATATGCCAGCGGCGCAAAGCAGAGCACGGACTGGCAGGGACTGGCGCTGCAGGAATTTGCCCCCCAGCAGCAGCATAACCTCAACCTCCGCGGCGGCACCGAAAAAACAAAATACTTCGTATCCCTGGGGTATTTCGATGAGATGGGCATCTGGAAATCAGGCGACCTGAACTACAAACGGTACAACTTCCGCTCCAACCTCTCCGTGCAGATCCGGAAAGACCTGGAAGCGGAACTGCATGTAGACGGGATCTTTGATGAAAAGAACGAGCCGGGCGGTACGCAGGACAGGGTACTGATGTTCAAATCCATGTGGATGCAAATCCCTACCCTTTCTGTTTATGCCAACGACAACCCGGAATACCTGAACGCCGCAGTGGCCGATGGCACGCACCCGCTGGCGATCACATCTACCGCCATGTCCGGCTACATCCGTACACAGAACAGGGCATTCCAGGGTTCTTTTGCGCTGAACTATACACCGGAATACCTTCCCGGCCTGAGAGCCAGATTCCTGTACAGCCACTACAACCTGGCGCGGAACGTAAAAACCTACAAAAAGAAATATCCGCTGTACACATACGACCAGGTGAATGATACCTATACGCCAACGTACATGCAAAGCCCCTCGTATCTCCGCCAGGAATACGGGCTGAACTACAAACACCTGGTGCAGACCTCCCTCAACTACGAACGCAATTTCAATAAACACGGCGTAAAGGGATTGCTGATGTACGAGCTGCGGACCGATGCCGGTGATAATTTTGCGGCCCGCCGCGATCTTGTGCTGGAGGTTGACCAGCTTTATGCCGGCGATCCCTCCACACAACAGGCCACGGCCAATGCAGGCGCCATCATTGATGATGCGAACCTCGGCCTCATAGGCAGGCTGAACTACGATTATGACGGGCGTTATCTGCTGGAATATGCATTCCGTTACGATGGTTCCTCCAAGTTCATGGCCGGCAGCCGCTGGGGCTTTTTCCCCTCCGTTTCCGCAGGCTGGCGTATATCGGAGGAGAAATTCTTCCGGGACAACATAACCTTTGTAGACAACCTGAAGCTGCGCGCTTCCTGGGGCAAGATGGGTGACGATGCGGCATCCAGCTTCCAGTTCGTGGACGGGTTCTCCTATCCCAGCGGCTACTATTATTTCAACAACGGCCTTGTTTCCGGGCTCGGATTCCAGCGCCTGCCGAACTACCATCTCACCTGGTTCGAAGCAACCACTACGGACATCGGGCTGGAAGGCAGCCTCTGGAAGAATAAACTGCGCTTCGAGTTCGATGTATTCCAGCGACACCGTACCGGCCTCCTGGCCACCCGTAACCTCACACTGCCAGGCACTGTAGGCGCAGGGCTGCCGCAGGAAAACCTGAACAGCGACCTTACCCGCGGTTACGAACTGACGCTGGGCCATTCGGGCAAGATCCGCGATGTGCAGCTAAGCATAACCGGGAATGTGGCCTATGCGCGCACAAAGAACCGTTATATAGAAAGAGCGCTGCCGGGGAATGCATACGACAACTGGCGCGGCAATCCCAACGAAAGATGGAACAATATCATCTGGGGCTACCGCGTGATCGGCCGTTTCCAGACAATGGACGAGATCTACAATGCTCCCGTGCAGGATGGCAACGGCAACCGCTACCTCCTCCCCGGCGACCTGAAATACCTGGATGTGAATAATGATGGCGTGATAGACAGCGGCGATGAAACGCCCATCGGTCGCGGTACCACCGCCACCTCCGGTTACGCCAGCCCGAACCGTTTCCCGGAATACACCTTCGGCCTCACGCTGAATGCGGGCTACAAGGGATTCGATCTTTCCATACTGATGCAGGGTGCGGCCAACTTCGATGTGATATACGGCGGCGCCCTTCAGACGCCGCTCCGCTGGGGCAGGAACAGCCTGGCCATATTCAACGACAGATGGCATCTTGCCGATATGAATGACAAGAACAGCGAATGGGTGCCCGGAAAATACCCGGCTTACCGCACCACCACCAATTCCAACTACAAGGTATCCGATTTCTGGCTGCAGGATGCTTCCTTCCTCCGCCTGAAAAGTGTGGAGGCCGGATATACCTTCCCGCAGCGCATCCTGGGCAGAACAGGCATCCGGAACCTGCGCGTGTATGTGAACGGCTTCAACCTGCATACCTGGACGAAGATCAAATTCATCGACCCGGAACAAACGCCGCAGGACAACAGTTCCCTGTATCCGATCACCCGGAACTTCAATTTTGGTGTAAACATTTCACTCTGA